DNA sequence from the Nodosilinea sp. FACHB-141 genome:
TGAATGGCCGCACCAATGTCGCCTACCCGAGCACCGGGCTTGACCGCACGGATGCCGCGCCACATGGCTTCTTCGGTGACTTCAACCAGGCGGCGGGCGGTGGGCGAGACATCACCTACCAAGAAGGTGCGGGAAGTATCGCCGTGGTAGCCGTCGAGAATAGGGGTGACATCGATATTGACGATGTCGCCGTCGCGCAGTACGTCTTCGCCGTTGGGAATGCCGTGGCAGATAACTTCGTTAATGCTGGTACAGATCGAGCGGGGAAAGGGCATCACCGTACCGGCATAGCCCAGGGGAGCACTTTTAGCGCCGTGCTTTTGGGTCCAGGTCTCGGCCAAGTCGTTCAGTTCTTGGGTACTGACGCCGGGCTTGACGTGGGGAGTCAGGTAGTCGAGCAGCTGAGCGGCGAGCTGGCAGGCTTTGCGCATTTTTTCTAG
Encoded proteins:
- the map gene encoding type I methionyl aminopeptidase — translated: MAKALTPSHSPRAKDTVEEQKQPSEVITLLSSRELEKMRKACQLAAQLLDYLTPHVKPGVSTQELNDLAETWTQKHGAKSAPLGYAGTVMPFPRSICTSINEVICHGIPNGEDVLRDGDIVNIDVTPILDGYHGDTSRTFLVGDVSPTARRLVEVTEEAMWRGIRAVKPGARVGDIGAAIQEYAEGEGFSVVRDFVGHGVHRIFHAAPQIPHYGEKGKGKKLRPGMVFTIEPMINIGSYEAEVLVDGWTAITVDRSLSAQFEHTVVVTKDGVDVLTLSPAKVLA